A genomic region of Oncorhynchus mykiss isolate Arlee chromosome 16, USDA_OmykA_1.1, whole genome shotgun sequence contains the following coding sequences:
- the mfsd13a gene encoding transmembrane protein 180, which translates to MGRRGCTLAVSTGVSTAVLYGSLALFVSILHNVFLLYYVETFVSVYKIDKLSFWVGEAVFLIWNSLNDPLFGWLSDRSFLSSSQSGTQISSPEVVLKRLAALSRNGPLFAISFLAFWVSWARPGIQFLVCLCLYDGFLTVVDLNHNALLADLAVSANDRTRLNFHCSLFSALGSLSVFLSYSVWDKGDFHSFRLFCVTLAAVSALGFAAVSRLLTRRFEKEARLRQDEAQALKELSIVQNPLTQQETPVTLGEYLRQLSKHRNFMWFASMNLVQVFHCHFNSNFFPLFLEHLLSDSISASTGSILLGISYIAPHLNNLYFLTLCQRYGVYTVIRWLFLVKLALSVAMLLAGADQVYLLCIFIASNRVFTEGTCKLLNLVITDLVDEDFVVNRRQQAASALLFGMVALVTKPGQTFAPLIGTWLLCVYTGYDIFERNSVQDSVAAPPVSGQASSTVPLRQGCFYLLVFVPISCALLQLMAWSRFTLHGRRLQGVKAQRQGAQHSHLMDVKAI; encoded by the exons ATGGGTAGGAGGGGCTGCACGCTAGCTGTCTCCACTGGTGTCTCCACTGCAGTCCTCTACGGCTCCCTGGCCCTGTTTGTCTCCATCCTGCACAACGTCTTCCTGCTGTACTACGTGGAGACCTTTGTCTCTGTTTACAAGATCGACAAGCTCTCCTTCTGGGTGGGAGAG GCAGTGTTTCTGATATGGAACAGCTTGAACGACCCTCTCTTCGGCTGGCTGAGTGACCGCTCCTTCCTCAGCTCCTCACA GTCTGGCACCCAGATCTCCAGCCCAGAGGTGGTACTAAAGCGGTTGGCGGCCCTCTCCCGGAATGGCCCCCTGTTCGCCATCTCGTTCCTGGCCTTTTGGGTGTCATGGGCACGGCCGGGCATCCAGTTCCTGGTGTGCCTGTGCCTGTACGACGGATTCCTCACCGTGGTGGACCTCAACCACAACGCCTTGCTGGCCGACCTGGCCGTGTCGGCCAATGACCGCACGCGCCTCAACTTCCACTGCTCGCTGTTCAGTGCCCTGGGCTCGCTCTCCGTCTTCCTGTCCTACAGCGTCTGGGACAAGGGCGACTTCCACTCGTTCCGGCTCTTCTGCGTGACGCTGGCGGCCGTCTCGGCACTGGGCTTCGCCGCCGTGTCGCGCCTGTTGACGAGACGATTTGAGAAGGAGGCGCGTCTGAGGCAGGACGAGGCGCAGGCACTCAAAGA gTTGAGCATTGTCCAGAACCCTCTGACTCAGCAGGAGACGCCAGTCACTCTAGGAGAGTATCTAAGGCAGCTCTCCAAGCACAGAAACTTTATGTGGTTCGCCTCTATGAACCTGGTACAGGTGTTTCACTGCCACTTCAACAGCAACTTCTTCCCTCTTTTCCTGGAGCACCTCCTCTCTGACAGCATCTCTGCCTCCACTGGCTCCATTCTGCTGG GGATCTCCTACATAGCCCCCCACCTGAACAACCTGTATTTCCTGACCCTGTGCCAGCGTTACGGGGTGTATACGGTCATCCGCTGGCTGTTCCTGGTCAAGCTAGCCCTCAGTGTGGCCATGCTGCTGGCCGGGGCCGACCAGGTCTACCTGCTGTGCATCTTCATTGCcag TAACCGAGTGTTTACGGAGGGCACCTGCAAGCTGTTGAACCTGGTCATCACGGACCTGGTGGACGAGGACTTTGTGGTGAACCGGCGCCAGCAGGCGGCGTCGGCGCTGCTCTTCGGCATGGTGGCCCTGGTGACCAAGCCTGGCCAGACCTTCGCCCCTCTCATCGGCACCTGGCTGCTGTGTGTCTACACAG GCTACGATATCTTTGAGAGAAACTCCGTACAGGACTCAGTGGCAGCGCCCCCTGTCTCGGGCCAAGCGAGCTCCACTGTTCCATTGCGCCAGGGCTGTTTCTACTTGCTGGTGTTTGTGCCCATCTCCTGCGCCCTGCTGCAGCTAATGGCCTGGTCCCGCTTCACCCTCCACGGCCGCAGACTGCAGGGCGTCAAGGCCCAGAGGCAGGGAGCCCAGCACAGCCATCTCATGGACGTCAAGGCTATCTGA